In the genome of Cellvibrio sp. KY-YJ-3, one region contains:
- a CDS encoding LytTR family DNA-binding domain-containing protein, with product MKAIVVEDSRLAREGLINMLRSFAELQVVGEADHPASALKLIQELKPEVIFLDIHMPGESGFDLLEKLDYMPRIIFTTAYSEYAIRSFDYHAVDYLLKPISQERLALAIHKLTAGVNYDNGNYDSSNQDSNNHQSVGNDSKPPLDINSQIFIKDGEKCHLVALNSIRYFESCKNYVRLFFNEHNAFIKKSLNQVEERLPTKYFFRVNRQYIVNLQAIASIEESIGDGYEITMDDGKQIEISRRNAQELKELLSF from the coding sequence ATGAAAGCGATTGTGGTAGAGGACTCGCGTTTGGCGCGTGAAGGTTTGATTAATATGTTGCGCAGTTTTGCTGAGCTACAAGTGGTTGGTGAAGCGGATCATCCTGCCAGCGCGTTGAAGTTAATTCAGGAACTAAAACCCGAGGTTATTTTTCTCGATATTCATATGCCCGGCGAAAGCGGTTTTGATCTGTTGGAAAAACTCGACTATATGCCGCGCATAATTTTTACTACCGCTTATTCGGAATACGCCATCCGCTCGTTTGATTATCACGCGGTGGATTACCTGCTAAAACCTATTAGTCAGGAGCGCCTTGCACTTGCCATTCATAAACTGACTGCCGGTGTTAATTATGACAATGGCAATTACGACAGTAGCAATCAGGATAGCAACAATCACCAAAGTGTCGGCAATGACAGCAAACCACCGCTGGATATCAACAGCCAGATTTTTATCAAGGATGGCGAAAAATGTCATTTGGTTGCACTGAACTCTATTCGCTATTTTGAAAGCTGCAAAAACTACGTGCGGTTATTTTTTAATGAACACAATGCCTTTATTAAAAAATCACTTAACCAAGTTGAAGAGCGCTTGCCCACAAAATATTTTTTCCGCGTCAATCGCCAATACATTGTTAATTTACAAGCAATCGCTTCGATTGAAGAAAGTATTGGCGATGGCTATGAAATTACCATGGACGACGGCAAACAAATCGAGATCTCCCGCCGCAACGCCCAGGAATTAAAAGAGTTGCTCAGTTTTTAA
- a CDS encoding LysR family transcriptional regulator: protein MNGAFNSETISVFLAVLDSGSFSAAARQLGRVPSAVSMAIANLEAELALELFDRRGREPKPTALARALEPQARLLISQLQQLNTQALELSQGLEARLTLVIAPELQATPWVEPLRILAQEYPLLETQIITAPQTDALQLLHTGSAQLALVFERPAADGRENFQEVGRETLVAVIARTHPLLQEVSAAGTINDNQLRPVRQVMVGSRSQADKPSASDKFCIASEHYWRVDQPEVALQLVLAELGWAWLPRACVQPYLNGRMLVELPIENFTNGEELWIDLVWSRERPLGLGAQQFVSLMAEQYRKRQSGNN from the coding sequence ATGAACGGGGCATTTAATTCCGAGACGATCAGCGTGTTTTTGGCCGTGCTGGATAGCGGTTCTTTCTCTGCCGCCGCGCGTCAGTTGGGGCGCGTACCTTCGGCGGTGAGCATGGCGATTGCGAATTTGGAGGCGGAGCTGGCGCTGGAGTTGTTTGATCGCCGCGGGCGCGAACCCAAACCTACGGCGCTGGCGCGCGCATTGGAACCGCAAGCGCGCTTGTTGATTAGCCAGTTGCAGCAGCTGAATACTCAGGCATTGGAGTTAAGTCAGGGTTTGGAGGCGCGCTTGACGCTGGTGATTGCACCGGAGTTGCAGGCCACGCCCTGGGTTGAACCGCTGCGAATACTCGCCCAAGAATATCCGCTGCTGGAGACCCAGATCATCACTGCCCCACAGACCGACGCGCTGCAATTACTGCACACGGGCAGCGCGCAACTCGCGCTGGTGTTTGAGCGCCCGGCGGCCGATGGGCGCGAAAACTTTCAGGAAGTGGGCCGCGAAACGCTGGTCGCGGTTATCGCCCGCACCCATCCCCTGCTACAGGAAGTTTCTGCCGCAGGCACCATCAACGACAATCAATTGCGTCCGGTGCGGCAGGTGATGGTGGGTAGCCGCAGCCAGGCCGATAAGCCATCCGCCAGCGATAAATTCTGTATCGCATCCGAACATTACTGGCGGGTCGATCAGCCCGAAGTAGCGCTACAGCTGGTACTGGCGGAACTGGGCTGGGCCTGGCTGCCACGCGCTTGTGTGCAACCCTATCTCAATGGCCGCATGCTGGTGGAATTGCCCATTGAAAACTTCACCAATGGCGAGGAGCTGTGGATTGATCTGGTCTGGTCGCGGGAGCGACCACTAGGTTTGGGCGCGCAGCAGTTTGTGAGTTTGATGGCGGAGCAATATCGCAAGCGCCAATCCGGCAATAACTGA
- a CDS encoding serine hydrolase encodes MSSFQSALAQPTAGDDKPAPQNLAELQAAVEKIRVDTQTPAIGIALVTRDGPQWVAGLGLASLEQQTPADENTLFRIGSISKMFVAIAVLKLVEEGRLNLDDKLQDLAPDIAFENPWEQTHPVRLVHLLEHTTGWDDMSLAEYAYAAASDAMSLKAGLDYRPASRTSRWVPGTRMAYCNIGPAVAAYIVEKVTGKKFEEYIQEQVFAPLQMDSTSFYYSKIYEERGASLYVNGKPQDYWNIITRPAGSVNSSASDMANFLQLLIKRGEFAQQQIISPASITRMEVAQTTLGSAAGITSGYGLHNYTSGHENYQLTFRGHNGGMPGALAELAYVPELNAGYVFMINTSNHQAMSDISKLLREFLLQDRSPPNVSPVPLPESFAGLSGYYLPINYRSEFARMFSDIQGVMKFTTSEYTFKREPLLGGWKSSDYARASDDKVLIDVWTGLPSIAIVQDPLAGQVVQVSSDLFKPISALRAYGVLAINSLLLLVSALSLLCFPVWALRRRIKHLPMDASVRVRGWPLMTSVILFAVILVPSVGGSMETLGRMSVVSLTITLGSILYALAALVSLLVLWRSYGQVHSRWIYGYACLHTGLHLYMLGQLAVYGLIGIRTWV; translated from the coding sequence ATGAGCAGCTTTCAATCGGCGCTGGCGCAACCAACCGCAGGTGATGATAAGCCTGCACCGCAAAATCTTGCGGAGCTGCAAGCGGCGGTGGAAAAAATTCGTGTCGATACCCAGACGCCTGCCATAGGTATCGCACTGGTAACCCGCGATGGTCCGCAATGGGTTGCCGGGTTGGGCTTGGCGTCGTTGGAGCAACAAACACCTGCCGATGAAAACACCCTGTTCCGTATAGGCTCCATTAGCAAAATGTTTGTGGCTATCGCGGTGCTCAAATTGGTGGAGGAAGGTCGACTGAATTTGGATGACAAACTGCAGGATCTTGCGCCGGATATCGCCTTTGAAAATCCCTGGGAGCAGACGCACCCGGTGCGCCTGGTGCACCTGCTGGAACACACCACCGGCTGGGATGATATGAGCCTCGCGGAATACGCCTACGCCGCTGCATCCGACGCTATGAGTTTAAAAGCGGGGCTGGATTATCGCCCGGCCTCCCGCACATCGCGCTGGGTTCCCGGCACACGTATGGCCTATTGCAATATCGGGCCCGCCGTTGCCGCTTATATTGTGGAAAAAGTTACCGGCAAAAAATTTGAAGAATATATTCAGGAGCAGGTGTTTGCTCCGCTGCAAATGGATTCCACCAGTTTCTATTATTCAAAGATTTATGAAGAGCGCGGCGCCAGCCTCTATGTGAATGGCAAACCGCAAGATTACTGGAATATCATCACCCGCCCAGCGGGTTCGGTAAATTCTTCGGCGAGCGACATGGCGAATTTTTTACAGCTGCTGATTAAGCGCGGCGAGTTCGCCCAACAGCAAATAATATCGCCCGCCTCTATTACACGCATGGAAGTAGCACAAACTACGCTGGGTTCGGCGGCGGGTATTACCTCGGGTTATGGTTTGCACAACTACACCAGCGGTCACGAAAATTATCAGCTCACATTTCGCGGTCACAACGGCGGCATGCCCGGCGCCTTGGCAGAACTGGCCTATGTGCCTGAATTAAACGCCGGCTATGTGTTTATGATTAATACCAGCAATCACCAAGCGATGAGCGATATTTCAAAACTGCTGCGCGAATTTTTATTGCAAGACAGAAGCCCGCCGAATGTTTCTCCGGTGCCGCTGCCTGAATCTTTTGCTGGTTTATCCGGTTATTATCTGCCGATCAATTACCGCAGCGAATTCGCACGCATGTTTAGCGATATTCAGGGCGTGATGAAATTTACCACGAGCGAATATACGTTTAAGCGAGAGCCTTTGTTGGGTGGCTGGAAAAGTAGTGACTACGCTCGTGCCAGTGACGACAAGGTGTTAATTGATGTCTGGACTGGTTTGCCCAGTATCGCGATTGTGCAAGACCCATTGGCAGGGCAAGTGGTGCAAGTCAGCAGTGATTTATTTAAACCGATTTCAGCGCTGCGCGCTTACGGTGTATTGGCAATAAATAGTTTGCTCCTGCTGGTGAGCGCGCTAAGTCTGCTGTGTTTTCCGGTGTGGGCATTGCGCCGCCGGATTAAACATTTGCCAATGGATGCCAGTGTAAGGGTGCGCGGCTGGCCGTTAATGACCAGTGTCATTTTGTTCGCGGTGATTTTAGTACCGTCCGTGGGTGGCTCCATGGAAACTCTGGGGCGTATGTCAGTTGTTTCGCTGACGATAACGCTCGGCAGTATTCTCTATGCACTCGCGGCGCTGGTATCGCTGCTGGTGCTATGGCGATCTTACGGTCAGGTACACAGCCGGTGGATTTATGGTTACGCCTGCCTGCATACCGGTTTGCATTTGTATATGCTGGGCCAACTCGCCGTTTACGGTCTTATCGGTATAAGAACCTGGGTCTGA
- a CDS encoding sensor histidine kinase gives MSFYFFPRDKLFWIYHCSVLTVLSLLQLVGFILWREQVWFNIVGGLLWLPLFTLAVLYYRKLYKKFNWQSLSILKTIPLVMGYGAISGFAVAIVMFAILIPLFWDPLVSALSSVDATPNMRHHIANMVVSNGFITQLVICAWISMYISVTSNKRIKETELINLRLQNSLREAQLSSLANQLNPHFLFNAMNNIRFLIHENPERADRMITELSQMLRYSLETSKKDKVLLSEEIAMIERYIDIVKIQLEERLQFSMAIAQELYQYPVPPMMLQMLVENAIKHGLDNLRQGGRLRITGNEETNHIRFDITNDIAASNNNFPPGTGIGLVNIEQRLKLLYGDQASLNLANSASEFSVLVRIPKEAQL, from the coding sequence ATGAGTTTTTATTTTTTTCCGCGCGATAAATTATTTTGGATTTATCACTGCTCAGTATTAACCGTACTGAGCCTGTTGCAACTTGTCGGATTTATTCTCTGGCGCGAGCAAGTATGGTTCAACATTGTGGGTGGCTTGCTCTGGTTGCCGCTGTTCACCCTGGCGGTGCTCTATTACCGAAAACTGTATAAAAAGTTTAATTGGCAATCGTTAAGCATCCTTAAAACAATTCCGTTAGTCATGGGCTATGGTGCCATTTCGGGCTTCGCCGTGGCGATTGTTATGTTCGCCATATTGATCCCCCTATTTTGGGACCCACTGGTTAGTGCACTGTCATCGGTGGATGCAACGCCAAACATGCGGCACCACATCGCCAACATGGTGGTGAGCAACGGGTTTATTACCCAGCTGGTTATTTGCGCCTGGATCTCCATGTACATCAGTGTCACCAGCAACAAACGTATCAAAGAGACAGAGCTAATAAACCTGCGTCTGCAGAACAGTTTGCGCGAGGCGCAATTGAGCAGCCTCGCCAACCAACTCAATCCGCATTTTTTATTTAATGCGATGAATAATATTCGTTTTCTGATTCACGAAAATCCTGAGCGCGCTGACCGCATGATTACCGAACTGTCGCAAATGCTGCGCTACTCATTGGAAACCAGCAAAAAAGATAAAGTATTGTTGAGCGAAGAAATTGCAATGATTGAGCGCTACATCGACATTGTAAAAATCCAGCTTGAGGAGCGGCTGCAATTTTCCATGGCAATCGCGCAGGAGCTGTACCAATATCCGGTGCCGCCAATGATGTTGCAAATGCTGGTGGAAAATGCCATCAAACATGGGTTGGATAATTTACGCCAAGGCGGCCGCTTGCGTATTACCGGCAACGAAGAAACAAATCACATTCGCTTTGATATAACCAACGATATTGCCGCCAGCAATAATAATTTTCCGCCCGGCACAGGCATCGGGCTGGTTAACATCGAGCAGCGGCTAAAACTACTTTATGGTGATCAAGCGTCGCTTAACCTTGCCAACAGCGCCAGCGAATTCAGTGTGCTTGTGCGCATCCCCAAAGAGGCCCAGCTATGA